Proteins from a genomic interval of Diospyros lotus cultivar Yz01 chromosome 6, ASM1463336v1, whole genome shotgun sequence:
- the LOC127803039 gene encoding xyloglucan galactosyltransferase XLT2-like, whose translation MMIPNSGQFPHGFQTSKKHKNPDLKPSFCSSHPRVWIFVTILSVQVLILFFARIFPLPLSVQHLFTSAKTGKSDTGQCPFGRVYVYDLPAMFNRDLVDTCNDSDPWHWRCGAVSNDGFGPRATELAGIVPDNLAPAWYWTNQFASEILYHNRLLNYECRTLEPESATAFYMPFYAGLAVGKYLWQNQSMRDRDPASLLRWVQKRPFWWRSNGSDHFITLGRITWDFRRLDQPEIDWGSSFINMRAMRHVTRLVVERAPRDYYDVGIPYPTGFHPLSASQVRDWQSFVRTRDRTRLFCFVGATRDSIKNDFRGLLLSQCRNESATCRLVDCATTECANGRTPNLETFLDSEFCLQPRGDSYTRRSVFDCMLAGSIPVFFWFRTAYDQYEWFLPGEPESYSVYIDPRDVRNGRSIKRVLESYSREEVRKMRERVIEHIPKFVYAKPEGEGSEITRDAIDIAIDGVMKRFYEQKRPRRLPS comes from the coding sequence ATGATGATCCCGAATTCCGGCCAGTTCCCACATGGCTTTCAAACCAGTAAGAAACACAAAAACCCCGACCTCAAGCCCTCTTTCTGTTCTTCGCACCCTCGTGTATGGATTTTCGTCACCATTCTTTCCGTTCAAGTCCTTATCCTTTTCTTTGCTCGTATTTTTCCTCTACCCTTATCTGTCCAACACCTCTTTACTTCTGCAAAAACAGGAAAATCCGATACCGGACAATGCCCATTCGGGAGGGTTTATGTCTACGACCTTCCGGCGATGTTTAACCGAGACTTGGTCGACACTTGCAACGACTCCGATCCGTGGCATTGGCGGTGCGGTGCCGTTTCGAACGACGGATTCGGCCCCAGGGCCACCGAGCTCGCCGGAATCGTGCCTGATAACCTGGCTCCGGCGTGGTACTGGACCAACCAGTTCGCGTCCGAGATTCTGTACCACAACCGCCTTTTGAACTACGAGTGCAGGACGCTGGAGCCAGAATCGGCTACGGCCTTCTACATGCCGTTTTACGCTGGGCTCGCGGTCGGGAAATACTTGTGGCAGAACCAGAGCATGAGGGACCGTGACCCGGCGAGTTTGCTGAGGTGGGTCCAGAAGCGGCCCTTCTGGTGGCGATCCAACGGCTCTGATCACTTCATCACGCTGGGCCGCATCACGTGGGATTTCCGACGATTAGATCAGCCGGAGATAGACTGGGGCTCCAGCTTCATCAACATGCGGGCAATGCGACACGTCACGCGCCTCGTGGTCGAGAGAGCTCCGCGGGACTACTACGACGTCGGTATACCCTACCCTACCGGATTCCACCCCTTGTCCGCCTCCCAAGTCCGGGACTGGCAGAGCTTCGTTCGGACCCGGGACCGGACGCGCCTGTTCTGCTTCGTCGGGGCGACACGTGATAGCATCAAGAACGATTTCCGAGGGCTTCTACTGAGTCAGTGCCGGAACGAGTCGGCCACGTGCCGACTCGTCGACTGTGCCACGACGGAGTGCGCCAACGGCCGGACGCCGAATCTGGAGACGTTCCTGGATTCTGAATTCTGCTTGCAGCCGAGGGGAGATAGCTACACGAGAAGATCCGTTTTCGACTGTATGCTCGCCGGTTCGATTCCGGTTTTTTTCTGGTTCCGAACGGCCTACGACCAGTACGAATGGTTCTTGCCGGGCGAACCGGAGAGCTACTCGGTTTACATCGATCCTCGCGATGTGAGGAATGGACGGTCGATAAAGAGAGTGCTGGAGAGTTACAGCAGAGAGGAGGTgaggaagatgagagagagggTGATAGAACACATACCTAAGTTTGTGTACGCTAAGCCTGAGGGGGAAGGTTCCGAGATTACCAGAGATGCCATTGACATCGCCATTGATGGCGTAATGAAGCGATTCTACGAGCAAAAGCGGCCGCGAAGACTGCCAAGTTAA